The genomic interval attaactgccctgctcaggtcttgcaaacttagagccatggtttccttgattgaatcaatccacctgcaatatggtctctttcttttcctaccACCTTCCATCATACTGAGGATTATAATCTTTTCCTAGCAATTGAAAtataaatgcttgggaccaggaatGTTTTGGATTTAAGATTTtagttttggaatacctgtatttgcatatatgtacataatatgATTTCTTGGGGCTGGGCCCCAGGTCTAAAcataaatttcatttttgtttcatatacaccttatacacatagcctaaaggcaattttataaaatattttaagataaaTTTGGACATGAAGCAAATTtatcttaaaatataaattttaatatatctaaaaatataaaatataaatttccatctcagccacccatgcagacaattttggattttggaatatatttggattttggatttccagatatgTGAGAACCAATCTGTTttgcaattaaaatgttttttgttacTGGCAAGCACTGTAgcccaacagcaacaaaaataaagaacagtTTGCTGACCCAGAACTGGGTTGATAAGCAGTCATACATAAACTACAGCAACTAATAAAGTAGACAAGTGCATTATGTGGGGCAGAGACGGCCTGAAGTTGGGGGTCTGCTATGCTCCCTCACTAACCTAGGAAAAGCACCATAAGGAAGGAGGCACATTTACCTTCTTCTCAGCCAAAGTGCCCCTGTGTTCAACTCTGGATTCATTCCTCCTCCCAGAATCAAGTTGATCTCACTGGCACCTTTTCATAGCAACTTACAATTTCCCAGGCTATATAGAAAGTGCTTATTCACATGCAGGATGGCAAAAGGCTGTGTGGAGTCCCATAGGAACAAACCTCCTTGTTTAATTAAATgctgagaaagaaaatatttaaaataaacttctaaaATATAACAAGCACtgcacacggggggggggggggacaggaggaAATAATTGCCCTCATCCACCCACGATGTTGTCATTTTATTCCTCACATGCTTCACTGAATAATATTGTATAAATGTTGGCTGGAATTGTAtatatacaagttgagtctcatgTATCTGGAATTATTAAATCTGAAATGGTCCAAAATCTAAaatgtccacatgagtggctgagatagtgacactttgcttttcaatggttcagtgtacaccaactttgtttcacacacaaaattattgcaaacattgtgtacaaaattaccttcaggctatgtgtaaaaAGTGTAAACAAAACGATTTGACTTGGGTCCCAAGCTATGTTtatgcaaaaattccaaaatttgaaaaactctgaaatccaaaacttttcTGGTTCcaagaaaagtggcatataaataaaataaattaaaattgtgACCTGGGGAGAAATATTCAGTGTAGCTGCTTAGGAAAGAGGTGTTGAAGGAAAGTGGTCCAGAAAAAAGAACCTGAATATACTGGAGAAATGTGCTGATTAACTGCATAGGATGGTACTGGGATGTGGGGCAGAAAGCATGCAAGGATGGACTATCTAGTTTCCTGAGACATGGTGTAATTCATGAATGTTGGATTAAGAGTCtgggagaacaggatttgaatcccagctttgtCACGGAAACTGACTGGATGACTTTGAGTATGAACTTTATTGCACTTGTTTTTCAGAgcatgaaatgttctggtcagaagtcttccgACCGAGCAAAATGGCGCCCATCAGTACTGAAGGAGGATAGCTAGGCACAACGGaacggaacggggccttttgggcATCCTCTTCCAGTGTCCTTAATGCTCCGAAAAAtgagtgcgataaagttctatatcacattctctcagactaaGAGAAAGACATGGCAAGCCCACTCTGAGCATATCTTAGCAAGAAATCCCTCAGGTAGAGTCATCATAAACTGGAGCTGACTTAACATAATAGCAATAACTCAGTTTCATGGTTCAAGGGCTTCTCTAGTAGAATTATTACTCTGCTCCCACTTGTTTTGATTCCTGATAAGATAGGTCAAATAAAACAGTGAAAACTGAACTGGCCAAGCATTAAAAGGCATTTATATCTTCAATGGTGCCCCAAAATAGCACCCCATTATCATGGAGCCATAGTGAGGGCTTCCTTGTATTGGAAAGACAGCTCCTTAGTGCCTTCTTTAGGTCTCTAAGTCTGAAAACATATATGGCAGCTGAGGCTTTTAAAGAAGTAGGAAAGGATCTCTTGAACCTCTATAAACACATGGCACAAATATCATTTATTCAGGACAACAGAGCAGATGAAGGTAGAAGAGTTTAGGCTTATCAGAAAGCAAAATGCTTTTGTGAAACTTTAATGAAACATCTTTTCTTCTatagccaatttttgaagttgggggCTGGATTCCACTATTTTTGGACATCATGACAGATGCACAATCAGTTTGTGGCAAAATTCAAATCCATTGGTCCTCCATAttcatagattctgcatccacagattcaacaatccacagcttgaaaatatatttttaaaaatcccaacaggcaaaccttgattttaccatttttaaaaaggttacaaacaaacacattgattttaccattttaccatggattttggtatccatgggggggggttgCTGGAAAAAAgaaccagtggataccaaggacttaTTCTATTCAGGGATATTCAAAATTCAAGTGAGAATATTTTCAACAACAAAGCACATCATGACCTTCAATTATGCAACGGCAGTGGAGGAAGAGTTTTTTCATAGCTAGGTAAACCAACTCTTTGGGATGACCACTCTGAGCATAGTCACTAGGAGTTGTAATTTCAAAGTAAAGTATACTTTCCAACCACTGTCAGCCCTGCCCATGATTGCAAAAGGAATCTCATCAAGACCTTGTCAAGGATCAATTTGGTCTCAAAGGTAGGTAGAATTTTGAGAAGAAGGGCTTATTACACAAGGTGAATCATTAAGTTACTCATTGGTTTTCTCTCATCCTGTGTTCACCTTGAAGAATTCTTTCTGGCTCAAGAATCGACTGAGGCTGGCCTTCACCTCCCTGTTCCTCAGAGTGTAAATGAGAGGGTTGCAAAGAGGAATGATGACTGTGTAGAGCAGGGAGAGCACTTTGTCAGCTCTCACAGAATCACTGGTCTTTGGGCGCAAGTACACAACCATCGCAGAGCCATAGAATAGACTGACCACAGTGAGGTGGGACGAACAAGTGGAAAAGGCCTTCTGACGGCCAATGCCTGCTGGCATGCGCAAAATGGTTCTGCTGATGTATGCataggaagccaagatgagcacAAAGGGGATTATAACAAAGAGGATGTTCTCAGTATACACAGCCAACTCATTGACGTACAAATCAGTACAAGCCAGGCTGAGTACTGGTGGGATGTCACAGAAGAAGTGGTCAATCTCATTGGGTCCACAGAAAGGCAAGGAGAAGATAAGTCCAATTTGGATCAGCTGCATTGGGAGACTGATGGTGAATGAGCCAGCTACCAGCCCTATCTGCACCTTGTGACTCATGACTGTCATGTAGTGGAGAGGGAGACAGATGGCAAGATAACGATCATAAGCCATTGCTGCCAACAAGAAGCACTCTGTTGCACCCAGGAAGAGCATAAAGAACATTTGTGTAGCACAAGCTGGCAAGGAGATGGAAAGGTTGCCTGAGACCAAATTGGCCATCATCTTAGGGAGGGTGACTGAAGTGTAACACATTTCCAGCCCTGAAAGGCTGCGGAGGAAGAAGTACATGGGGGTCTTCAGGGCAGGGTCCCATGTTGTCACCACTACAATCAGACCATTGCCCAGTAAAATGGCCAGATAAATGATGAGAAAAGCAATAAAGAGGACCGTACGATGTTCTTGGTATCCCAACAAGATGAATTCTGTCACTGTGCTTTGGTTCTTCCATTCTGTGCTTGGGTCAGGATTCATCTGTAGAGGTAAAGAAGGCATGTGAGTTTAATGCATTTGTGGGCCACTTGAAATGAAACTAATGGAGGTGCTACATAAACTGATTTGTTACTCAATTAAAATACAGTCTGTTTGTATCAATGAATATGCCTAGTACATACTCATATTTTATGAataattttactgtttttctcTCTGCTATGAGAAAGGTTCTTGCAGTTTTCAAGGACTGTTCACAGTTCAGGAAGTTGCCTGTTTAAAAGACTTGCATAGGCCAGACATTTTGTACAGCTgatgacattttctgtgcagaaagattGGTTTTCAGCTTGGAAATGTGTCTTTCTGCACAAAACCAGATTTGAGGCAAAGAGTGGGGTTCTATggcttagcagggatttgaatcctggtctcccaggcgctttacagactgcccaaaaagggcggtctgccggcgctgctggttgctgcgttcgggaaccgcagcggccaaaccgcgctattcccggacgcaacaaagaaaataaatatgtaaacaaaaactataaacaaagaaaataaagtaattttatgcaatattacagacaaaacagaaatggaaagagaaaatagCCAAAACACTGAGTGGTTGCTGGATGCGGAGAAGGAAAACTGGCGGTATTCTGTGTGCTACAAGGACCACACAACCTATGCCAGTCTTCAGTTGTTTACTAATCCCATTTGCCATGTTTCTTAGGGAAGATGAGAGCTCAAGGAACCTGATGTATAGAATTTACTGCCAAAATATATACTAATGGCCATTTGTTTAAAGAGTGATACATAAACTGTGACAGCCAACATGCTGTAGCAGTTTGGGCATTGGACCATGagtctggaagccagggtttgaatccccactcattcatggaaacccgttggatgatcttggacatttgacactctctcaacctcagaaaaagataatggcaaaccatctctaaacatattctgccaagaaaaccccgtgatctTAGGGTTAATGTAAGTTGGAATTGACATTCaagtgacttgaatgcacacagcaataAACATTGTAGAAATACAATGTTAGTAAATTAAATTACTGCCATTTTACTGTCCTTTCATGACACCTAGCATCACCTGTCTGAAGTTGGTACCTCACTATCACTAGCAAAAGTTCACCATCACATACCTTCTGCATCATGACTTAAAAGAGGCTTGGTGGTGAttctcttccaggaagatctggaaacACATAGAAATGTATCAAACTATGTTCTATATTCAACAAAAAGGATGAGGCaatagaaccagcatggtgtagtggtttgagcactaaaCTACAACTCTAGGGATCAGGGGTTGGTCCTCTGTCATGGAAACACATAGACCATGGGATAGTCCTCAaatggaggcaaaggcaaccccccaacaaatcttgctaagaaaactccatggtaaaTTCCTCTTAGGGCAAAGGCACATAACACTGACAACAAAAGGTAGGCGTCCATCTTAATACTTTGGGTGATATTATTGATTAGATCCCTTACCATAGACAGTAACAATGAGTAAGACAAATATCAGAACAAGCAAGAATGTAACAAAGGGAAGTAAACAGCAGTAAAGAAAATCAGGGGTGAGATGATGGCGGAGCTGTGCAAGGCGCCAATGCACTTGGTGGATGGGTTTCAGCAGTTCAGACTAGAATCTGGAGTTTATTCACATAGAAATCATCATTCACCactcattaaaataaacaaaaatcacaCAATTCTGCAAGACAACTCTGATCGTGTAATCAGATGGTTGCTGTTGTTGATATTGTTGAcatgtgctttccagttgtttttgatttgtgaggtttttgcctttgccttcctctgaggctgaaagaaagtgacatgtccaaggtcacccagaagggtTTCCATGGATAAGAGCGAATTCAAACCCCGGTCtctagactcatagtccaatgcttaaaccattacATCATATTGGTAAATACTGACAAAATGTAGGCACCAACAAATCTGTTAATTCTGCTTTTGCTCAGTCTCTTATTTTCCCAGCTCTAGTCTGTTTCATCCCATTTGTTTACTGTGTATAGCCCACAAACGCACATTTTTGCGAGCAATTTCTCCCAATATAATGtaattttgcatattttaaaactaataaatACATTGCATGAATGCATGCTTTAACTAGATAAGTGTATTGCAAAATCTGGAACTGCAGGGATAAAAAATATAATTGCTTTTCAGTTCATGTATTGGAACAGAAAGTGGAAATAGGTAAGTTTTCATTAGAATGTGAATTTCTTCCCCAACCCTCTCTGGTGACAAAATGTCAAAATAAGAAAGGGCACAATTCACTGGGAAGTTCTGCTGAACAAGGGCTCTGTGTTAAAATACAATGGAACATGCACAAGAGAAATTATGTTTTCAGCAGCACATAAGATCAGATCACATCAAATCACATCACTCAGAATAACTAAGATAAAATAATCCACAGTAAGATAATCAAACAGATAATTGTAAGCAATACAGCATTCCCTTGACGTTTTCTAAGATGTGTACTGTTATGTCTCATTAATCTTCCAAGATTTGTCCAAGATTTTTGGAAGCCTAGAAATATAAAGTCATGGACCCTAAGAATTCTTTTCTCTTATATCATGTTATGCATCAAAATGCTCAAAACCCCATATACACAAGGTTGATTTCATCATATTGTTCTTGAAATAATTTCTAAGATAATAAAGCCAGAGCGGTAAACAATATACTTTGTTAAATGTGTAGTGGGCAGCAGAATCCTTTACCCTTTCTCTACAATTGTGCATAAATCAGATGCTATTCCAGTACTACAGTAGAATTATATccctagtgcagtggttcctagtatttggttctccagatgttttggacttcagttcccagtattccttgctgttggccaagctagccGTGGTTTCTcctagttgaagtccaaaactcctgtaAGACCAAAGGGACCTCTATCTTTGAAGGACCAAAGGAACCACCACCATAGTATAATCCTATCCATCCTGCCCAATCCATCCTATATATCTCTATTCTTAAGTAGGTTGTCTTGGGTTTAATGAAACTTACTCCAGGTAAGTGAGTATAGGATTACAGCCTCAGAGTTTATAATGAAAATCTTATAATTCTGTTTCTAGTTCCAGctctaaatatatttttatagaaTTCTAGTTTATTATCAAAGAAGGAATGTTACCTTCTTTGCAGCTGTATTGTTCCTGTTCACAGCCTTGAATGGGTGTTGTACTTTTCTTGCTTGGATCACAGCAGGGAGTTCTGACCTTTTGTCATGTGAAATAGTGCCCTCCTGATGTGTACTGAAGATGGTCGATGTGTGAGAACATGGAATAAAGTTAACTGCTAGCTAACCTAACCTCCAAAGGGCATTGTTAGCTAAGACAATGTTTTTCATTGGCATCAGATCCAGCAGTGGTGTATTCAGATGGGAGTAATGTTCTTCAGTTGGCTAAACAACAGATAAACTACTTTTATAATTAGTTTTTTAACATTAGGAACACTAGAAGAGTCCTACTGGGTCAGACCAAACTTTCTCCTATTCCAGTATCCTGGCTCCAACCTTCACCACTTTGGTGGCTTGACAAAGATCATgaactgtattttggattttgcaattccacataagagagactcaacctgtacatggtAATTATTCACACCTCATTCTCTAAAATTACAAGAAGTTTCCTCTCTATCAACAAACATATGctcatatttttgatattttaatcttgtttcagGGCTGATGACCTTGGAGGAGGGAGAACCAGGCACCTTGAAACACCAATGTTGTTGCTTTGGTGGAGGTGGATGCCTTCCATATGACCAAGATGgagaatccactccaggtttaaggatctatccaaggtgctgaactgtaTCCTCCATACTGGTTCAGCATTTGAGGGGGCTTCCTTAAAGTTTGGACCTGTCACTGGAGCAGATCCATTTCctaatgacatggaagccatcagttgCCATTGACAACTGTTTTTAGTAATATCTGGTAGCTGAATCTCAAAGTTGTACAGTACAGTGTcccttgctttacacaggggatccattctggattcaCCCAAGTAAAgcaaattctgcatatgctcgagccccatttagatgaatggggcttgtgcatacggcagtgcagcagcatggCAGTGCAGCGGTGCAGCGGTGTGCATGagccatgggtgcacacccctTTACTCTctatgggacacgccacccctgCCTCcctacacggctttcagcatatgctgaaagctgtgtaaagcaCGCCCGCATATGAGGCGAATGCACTGTACTTAAATATAATGGTCACTAACCTTGCGCCATCATGTGTCCTCTGAATTTTGTTTATTCTTCTTCTAAAGCCATCTTAGCTAATAGCCATCAGTAATAACAGCTTTTGGTTCCCTAGATTAATTATGCATTGCATGGAACAAATTTTCTTTTGTCTCTTCTGTTTCTATCACCATGTCTATGTcatatgtgtacatgtgtaaACAGGACCAGTGCCAGAGGCTGGCAGTGTTGAATACACTTTGAGTCCAATGTCTTACAGCAGGCCCGCCATCTACCCATGCTTGGCCATGCTTTTGCTCCACCTTTTTCTTACTATCACTTCCCATTCCCCTgctttttctaataataataataataataataatagtaataataataataataatatagactacagcaaccTGCTTTTTCTGAGTGCACTAGAAGTGACAGAAATGATAAGCATGCTTCATCATCTAAGTTGAGACTTATATGTCCCCATCCCCCATATTGCTATGTTGTGCAGAACCTTTGTACTATGAAGACTTGGGCTCTCAGGACACTGAAATAAACACACTATCTAGCAGAGAAAGTAGACAACTTTGGCACAGTGGGAGGTgacatggtgctcctttggtgctgtgccaAGATGTCACActccaaaaggagcaccagaaagtgcCACCGCAATAGCAAAGGAATCTtttccctggtgcaaaaaggagcagcattttgcagtttcttttagtgccagggaaaggccagatcggggctgtggtgtgtagttgctgcagcctgatctggcactgaaagggttGGTatcaggccactccaaaggggcagtctattTAGCCCCTTAACCCCCTCCTCCATTGGCACCTTCTTTttcttgtgtgtcatgtctttttagattgtaagcctgaggaatAGGGAACTGGAAAATCAATAATATGTAAGCCGCTCTGGGAGCTTTTTGGCTGAAAGGCAGTGTATaaatcaataattaaaaaaatattcattcataTACCATTCAAGACACAAAGTGAATCTGGACATCACTTTTTTTATTCTCTTACAAGCATCATTGATtgatatttttttccccattccatgAAATACAATAGAATCAGCACAGGAGAGTTTCATTAGTACATTTAAGCAAACCATCCCAATCTGCATTTCTTGTACAAGATGTTCTCCTGAACTCATTGGAACACTTATcctttggcctgtgtgtttgtctgaattttttaatgcatttcttggCTCAAAAACTAAGTGCACAGACACTGCATTAGAGAAATTTGCATGGAAAATCTGGATGGCTCAGGAATTGCATTCACAGACACCTCCATTAGGGAAAATTATACAGAAAATGCTTCTGGCATGAGAACAAGTTGGTGGCAATAAAACTGATGCAGCATATTGGCTATGACGGCAGCCCTCTACTGGATCTGGACATTATGAAACTGACCAATTCTAATTCCTGTATATGTAAGACTACATATGAAGAAGTACCAGTAACTCttatacaggattctggccataggttttattaaataaattgataaatcccaagcaaacaaacaaagctaGCCTTGGGGACTAATTGGTACCATCCAAATTTGTGCATGTGTATAGTTTTAAATCGTCTtcaattgttttatgttttaaattgtttaatgtaCCTCTCAGTTgatttaaactgctttaaaactGTGCTATGGCTATATAGTTATAGGTATATAGCTATATTGCccagggattatgggaactgtaatccaagaacatctggagaattGTGTAATTTCCAACCTGGTCTGCCCAATAAGACCCTAACCCAACCACTTAATTTTCAGGTTGTATATTTGAGGAGGATTTGTTTTACTAATTTTTGTGCATGTGGCATATTTTCTAATGTTGGTTGGTATCCCATCAGTAATTTATGAAGGTGTAAATCCAATTTAAGCCCACATAACTGACTTTTTCGGTTGTTGCAGAAGTCAGAATTCTCTACTGGCAGTGCAACACCATCTTCCCAGTGCAGAAAACACTTTTTATGGAAATAGAAAGCTgtattgtttataatgggacttcaccatctatggattttgttattcatgtgtgtgtgtgtgtgtgtgtgtgtgtgtgtcctgccaAACCCCGGCAGATACCAAATGCTCACTATATAAATTAATATACCTTGGTGCCTATCTTAAGaccaaggccctttcacactaaaccATTATAGCACAacaattctactttaactggcatggctgtaTCCTATAGAATTTTGGGTTGTGTAGTTGGGTAAGCACTAGAGATATTTGGCAGAGAATTGTAAATGCCCCTTCTTATGCTCCAAATCCTAGGCTtgcataagatggaaccatggcagttagagtaaTACCACTGTGATTTAACTATGCACTGTTATGTCTGTAGCACAGTGGATTCTGTCCTTTCACCAGTGCTGTGATTTGATGCAAAGATATGGCCTCCTGTATTGAAGATGAGGGAATGCTATTTTGTTCTTTGACTTAAGCAGCAACATGTC from Sceloporus undulatus isolate JIND9_A2432 ecotype Alabama chromosome 6, SceUnd_v1.1, whole genome shotgun sequence carries:
- the LOC121933762 gene encoding olfactory receptor 10A7-like; this encodes MNPDPSTEWKNQSTVTEFILLGYQEHRTVLFIAFLIIYLAILLGNGLIVVVTTWDPALKTPMYFFLRSLSGLEMCYTSVTLPKMMANLVSGNLSISLPACATQMFFMLFLGATECFLLAAMAYDRYLAICLPLHYMTVMSHKVQIGLVAGSFTISLPMQLIQIGLIFSLPFCGPNEIDHFFCDIPPVLSLACTDLYVNELAVYTENILFVIIPFVLILASYAYISRTILRMPAGIGRQKAFSTCSSHLTVVSLFYGSAMVVYLRPKTSDSVRADKVLSLLYTVIIPLCNPLIYTLRNREVKASLSRFLSQKEFFKVNTG